A window of Gasterosteus aculeatus chromosome 9, fGasAcu3.hap1.1, whole genome shotgun sequence contains these coding sequences:
- the bmerb1 gene encoding bMERB domain-containing protein 1 isoform X2 produces MREALLRHVRRFPWAINVTLYGGLFAGGDVVHQWFSRRREMDWRQTRNVALVAFGFHGNFNFLWMRFLERRFPGNSLRMVMRKLLLDQTTAAPLATSVFYTGHSDVSMAESTMAPEEIEVEMTRIQRLREVLVRRESELRFMMDDIQLCKDIMSLKQELRQIVTVPEKEKNKKHKQREEELILKIHKLVQERDFLVDDAEVERLREQEEDKEMAEYLRLKLVPLEKKLKSSQNPPKPKRQIPEPPPNKPSITKSGAAIIKDCCGATQCAVM; encoded by the exons ATGCGAGAGGCGTTGCTGAGACACGTCCGTCGGTTCCCGTGGGCCATCAACGTCACGCTGTACGGGGGGCTGTTCGCCGGGGGCGACGTCGTGCACCAGTGGTTCTCGCGGCGGCGGGAAATGGACTGGAGGCAGACGCGGAACGTGGCCCTCGTCGCGTtcggtttccatggaaacttcAACTTCCTCTGGATGCGGTTCCTGGAGCGCAGGTTCCCCGGGAACTCCCTGAGGATGGTGATGAGGAAGCTGCTCCTGGACCAGACCACGGCGGCCCCGCTGGCCACCAGCGTCTTCTACACGG GTCACTCCGATGTGTCCATGGCAGAGAGCACCATGGCCCCGGAGGAGATCGAGGTGGAGATGACGCGCATCCAGCGCCTGCGCGAGGTTCTGGTGCGCAGAGAGTCCGAGCTGCGCTTCAT GATGGACGACATTCAGCTCTGCAAAGACATCATGAGTTTAAAGCAGGAGCTGAGACAGATTGTCACAGTCCCAG aaaaagaaaaaaacaagaagcacAAGCAGCGGGAAGAAGAGCTGATCCTGAAGATTCATAAACTGGTGCAGGAAAGGGACTTCCTGGTCGACGACGCAGAGGTGGAGAGACTAAG AGAGcaagaggaggacaaggagatGGCCGAGTACCTCAGACTGAAGCTCGTGCCTCTGGAGAAGAAGCTCAAATCCTCGCAGA ATCCTCCAAAGCCTAAGAGACAAATCCCGGAGCCGCCTCCCAACAAGCCCTCCATCACCAAGTCGGGGGCGGCAATCATCAAGGATTGCTGCGGCGCCACGCAGTGTGCCGTCATGTAG
- the bmerb1 gene encoding bMERB domain-containing protein 1 isoform X1 → MELKKSFSDTERALRSYGAVSETAWTTDKGHSDVSMAESTMAPEEIEVEMTRIQRLREVLVRRESELRFMMDDIQLCKDIMSLKQELRQIVTVPEKEKNKKHKQREEELILKIHKLVQERDFLVDDAEVERLREQEEDKEMAEYLRLKLVPLEKKLKSSQNPPKPKRQIPEPPPNKPSITKSGAAIIKDCCGATQCAVM, encoded by the exons ATGGAACTGAAGAAATCCTTTTCGGACACCGAGCGCGCGCTCAGGAGCTACGGCGCCGTGTCGGAAACGGCGTGGACAACGGACAAAG GTCACTCCGATGTGTCCATGGCAGAGAGCACCATGGCCCCGGAGGAGATCGAGGTGGAGATGACGCGCATCCAGCGCCTGCGCGAGGTTCTGGTGCGCAGAGAGTCCGAGCTGCGCTTCAT GATGGACGACATTCAGCTCTGCAAAGACATCATGAGTTTAAAGCAGGAGCTGAGACAGATTGTCACAGTCCCAG aaaaagaaaaaaacaagaagcacAAGCAGCGGGAAGAAGAGCTGATCCTGAAGATTCATAAACTGGTGCAGGAAAGGGACTTCCTGGTCGACGACGCAGAGGTGGAGAGACTAAG AGAGcaagaggaggacaaggagatGGCCGAGTACCTCAGACTGAAGCTCGTGCCTCTGGAGAAGAAGCTCAAATCCTCGCAGA ATCCTCCAAAGCCTAAGAGACAAATCCCGGAGCCGCCTCCCAACAAGCCCTCCATCACCAAGTCGGGGGCGGCAATCATCAAGGATTGCTGCGGCGCCACGCAGTGTGCCGTCATGTAG
- the marf1 gene encoding meiosis regulator and mRNA stability factor 1: MEGLGAERSLCSSRPFPWLRHPQTEASTLLWKLDDRFPTNEAPSAHLADTENTYMDSRKAVLELKDVPPPPHHTSSSHPSQPFPLAPLAMPPPRLPPPPQLTHDSHQQPPQSQLQQEGTGPKVSISTHCDYCSADAYRLSGGGNVLGTSSSIAGVVSLYMAPGSLAAPISTSSIGSSDLCSVASVHQYKHMSCRSGGEPLGFLPPLGYKPPLSSSVATSQPVSSQPYLSCCSGLLHTYPGAPLSCSQPSLFHSSAPLASSLPFVSSTPTPLRGSCLASSGYYTCGADCCPLARRSQRTTLGDPPTITTTTTSAHFCSNPMHLNVEHTVCVKGAHYCQECLLKPMNGLASDLEKAWPNAPIPQSAPMPIPICNGCGTASDGMMLMPSANLGKTGQKYGSPENGGPENIPPVGVFWDIENCSVPSGRCAGAVVQRIRSNFFQGHREAEFICVCDISKENKAVIQELNNCQVTVAHINATAKNAADDKLRQSLRRFAETHTAPATVVLVSSDVNFASELSDLRHRHGFQVILVHGSHTSSALLQHAHRHMAFQDITADLPPRLLVKAQPSFNLLYVHNLPVNCDKSLRNAVKLRLRRLSDNCGGKVLGVAQGTAVLRFGSAEAAARAHKRMENEDVFGRRISVSFSPRPRDDASPEPEPESRPHPLTLAQTGQNQDLMFESPLSLSTSAFLPLGMQRSPRRPRRATRPSHASGPLPERPYSPRRGCSGPPGGAPAKPHQDPGILEGKPRMSFHPLEKGRAASSSPQSNGETGAVEPLSKPGLTGESMYRKRRDGSHPRSVTESPIEQADRSSGDFQISTPSAFSKLNLHRSFSPLILSPGSWSSRSASPCLSSRSSPLPAATRSQCPEGPHEPFSDGAEVQVANLDYRMSRKDLQQTLHETFSRYGRVKAVELNPHTDYQLKATIQMFSLQQAISAVSGLHRYKIGGKRIQVSLITGGSNKSLFLLSSEIISILQDAPASCLPLFKFSEIYEKKYSRKLVAGDLYRLPDVVAVREQGGSRLVCLLPSSQIRQSPLGSSKSQEGSSAGGSPVVFEELEYHEPVCREHYTQRDFSEADFDPDSYQIPFVVMSLSTIASEVHSLLQSHEGTLPLLSFPDCYAAKFGLLQLGNETLEGGVPLEHLITCVPSITIVTAQNGFKVIKWIHNKPPAPNCEPWIQRCKSSVGNPQLIQFSREIIDLLKSQPSCLMPMSKFIPSYHHHFAKQCRVSDYGYSKLLELLEAVPHVLQILGMGTKRLLTLTHRAQVKRFTQDLLKLLKFQASKHVSIKDFMQAYHWCFSRDWRVIDYGTCDLMDLLTEIPDTTITITHQDMDTVISVPKRERTADEMERTKQFGKEVVDLLRHQPHCRMAFSKFIPTYHHHFGRQCKLSYYGFTKLMELFEAIPNIVMVLECGEEKVLTLTEVERIKALAAQLVKLLRVQKNSSLPVSQLLTEYSKTFGYGLRLQDYDASSLPALLAKLCHVVKVADGSEGREVQLINRKSLRSLTSQLLALLMSQEEQQVTRGLRVEELSQHYLIVYGAPLNPCEYGFLSLSELLKSLPYLVELYNIENNNDDKAGNAASGYGEEWVRLTRLYQFARNVRALLHTYHYNQIFLTEFQAAYSKFTGCGLEPRPFGYTSTDELLSAIPQVVWIKGHGHKRIIVLKNDMKARASPSVPCSPQPGQSMESPTSSLTSIATSGTHSPDGAAESELAFLTSSGDLLCGPVPSCLPSPQLHPDPVLLQETDLIHFEEKTAQTVSGEPEVAAVAESASDPDDSAARPPSPPPNATCTASMDSPSRRGTRSRIKLAANFSFTAGL; encoded by the exons ATGGAAGGACTGGGAGCCGAGAGATCGCTATGCAGCTCTAGACCCTTCCCATGGCTCAGACACCCCCAGACGgaggcctccaccctgctatGGAAGCTCGACGACCGCTTCCCCACCAATGAGGCGCCTTCTGCTCACCTCGCAGATACAGAA AACACTTACATGGATAGCAGGAAGGCCGTGCTGGAACTGAAagatgtccctcctcctccacaccatACATCCTCTTCCCATCCATCTCAGCCCTTCCCTCTGGCCCCTCTCGCTATGCCTCCTCCCCgcttgcctcctcctcctcagcttaCACACGACTCCCACCAGCAACCGCCACAATCACAGCTGCAACAAGAGGGGACTGGCCCTAAAGTAAGCATTTCCACGCACTGTGACTATTGCAGCGCAGATGCCTACAGGTTATCAGGTGGTGGGAATGTTCTTGGTACCAGCAGCAGCATCGCTGGGGTTGTCTCGCTCTATATGGCCCCAGGCTCCCTAGCAGCACCCATCAGCACCAGCAGTATTGGCAGTTCAGACCTCTGCTCTGTAGCTTCTGTCCATCAGTACAAACACATGAGCTGCAGAAGTGGAGGTGAACCTCTTGGTTTCCTGCCTCCTCTCGGTTACAAACCTCCGCTGTCGTCTTCTGTTGCTACCTCTCAGCCGGTTTCGTCACAACCCTACCTCTCCTGCTGCTCAGGGCTTCTCCACACATACCCAGGTGCACCGCTTTCATGCAGTCAACCCAGCCTCTTTCACTCCTCTGCACCCCTGgcttcctctctcccctttgtttcctctacACCCACCCCCTTGCGTGGCTCTTGCCTGGCCTCTTCTGGCTACTACACCTGTGGTGCTGACTGCTGCCCGTTGGCCAGAAGATCCCAGAGAACCACACTTGGTGATCCCCCAACCATCACCACTACAACCACCTCAGCACACTTCTGCTCCAATCCTATGCACCTAAATGTAGAACACACGGTTTGTGTGAAGGGCGCACACTACTGCCAGGAGTGCCTGTTGAAG cccatgaACGGTCTGGCATCTGACTTGGAGAAGGCATGGCCCAATGCACCTATTCCCCAGTCTGCTCCTATGCCTATTCCCATTTGTAATGGCTGTGGAACGGCCTCTGATGGCATGATGCTAATGCCGTCAGCCAACCTTGGCAAGACTGGCCAGAAGTATG GTTCTCCAGAGAATGGcggtcctgaaaacatccccccGGTGGGCGTCTTCTGGGACATTGAGAACTGCAGTGTCCCTAGCGGGCGCTGCGCTGGCGCTGTGGTCCAGCGTATTCGCAGCAACTTCTTTCAGGGCCACCGTGAGGCAGAATTCATCTGTGTCTGTGATATCAGTAAGGAGAATAAAGCCGTCATCCAAGAGCTTAACAACTGCCAG GTTACTGTTGCACATATCAACGCCACGGCCAAGAATGCTGCAGATGACAAGCTTCGCCAGAGCCTGCGACGTTTTGCTGAGACCCACACGGCACCTGCAACTGTTGTACTGGTATCCT cgGATGTGAACTTCGCAAGTGAGCTGAGTGACTTGCGTCATCGCCATGGTTTCCAGGTGATCCTGGTCCATGGCAGCCATACATCTTCAGCCCTGCTGCAGCATGCCCACCGCCACATGGCCTTCCAGGACATCACGGCTGATCTGCCCCCACGTTTGCTTGTCAAAGCACAG ccCAGTTTCAACCTCCTCTATGTGCACAACCTCCCTGTCAACTGTGACAAGAGCCTACGGAACGCCGTGAAGCTCAGGCTACGCCGCCTATCAGACAACTGTGGTGGCAAGGTGCTGGGCGTGGCCCAGGGCACAGCCGTCCTCCGTTTCGGCAGCGCCGAGGCCGCTGCGCGTGCCCACAAGCGAATGGAAAATGAGGATGTATTTGGCCGCCGAATCAGCGTCTCCTTCTCCCCGCGGCCTAGAGACGATGCAAGTCCTGAGCCTGAGCCGGAGTCTCGGCCCCACCCCTTGACTCTGGCCCAGACCGGTCAAAACCAGGACTTAATGTTCGAATCGCCCCTGTCCCTATCCACCTCCGCATTTCTGCCCTTGGGGATGCAGAGGTCACCCAGGAGGCCACGGCGAGCAACCCGCCCAAGCCATGCCTCTGGCCCCTTGCCAGAAAGGCCCTACAGCCCCAGGAGGGGGTGCAGTGGGCCTCCCGGTGGTGCTCCAGCAAAGCCCCATCAG GATCCGGGTATTTTGGAGGGCAAGCCCAGAATGAGCTTCCACCCCCTGGAGAAAGGACGCGCTGCTTCCTCGTCCCCTCAGAGTAATGGTGAGACGGGAGCCGTGGAACCGCTCTCCAAGCCGGGCCTCACGGGAGAGTCCATGTACAGGAAGAG AAGAGACGGCTCGCACCCTCGTAGTGTGACCGAATCCCCTATAGAACAGGCGGACAGGAGCTCAGGGGACTTCCAGATCAGCACACCCTCAGCCTTCAGCAAGTTGAACCTGCACAGGAGCTTCAGTCCCCTCATCCTGTCTCCGGGCTCCTGGTCATCCAG GAGTGCATCACCCTGTCTGTCCAGCCGGTCCTCCCCCCTACCGGCTGCCACTCGTAGCCAGTGTCCTGAAGGTCCACATGAGCCCTTCTCGGATGGGGCAGAGGTCCAGGTGGCCAACCTGGACTACAGAATGTCTCGCAAGGATCTGCAGCAGACGCTGCATGAAACATTCTCCCGTTACGGCCGG gtGAAAGCTGTGGAGCTTAACCCCCACACAGACTATCAGCTCAAGGCCACAATCCAGATGTTTTCCCTGCAGCAGGCCATAAGTGCAGTCAGTGGCCTGCACCGTTACAAGATCGGAGGCAAGCGGATCCAGGTGTCTCTGATCACTGGTGGAAGCAACAAATCCCTTTTCCTGCTCAG CTCGGAGATCATCAGCATTCTTCAAGATGCACCTGCCAGTTGCCTTCCCCTCTTCAAGTTTTCAGAGATCTATGAAAAAAA ATATTCCCGTAAGCTGGTGGCTGGGGATCTGTACAGGCTACCCGATGTGGTGGCAGTGCGGGAGCAGGGAGGCTCCAGGCTGGTGTGCCTTCTGCCCAGCAGCCAAATCCGTCAGAGCCCACTGGGATCTTCCAAGTCGCAGGAGGGCTCCTCTGCCGGCGGCAGCCCTGTGGTCTTTGAGGAGTTGGAGTACCATGAACCAGTCTGCAGAGAACATTACACACAGCGGGACTTCAG TGAGGCTGACTTTGACCCCGACTCTTATCAAATACCTTTTGTTGTGATGTCGCTGAGCACCATTGCATCGGAGGTCCACAGTCTTCTGCAGTCACATGAGGGAACTCTTCCATTACTAAG TTTTCCAGACTGCTACGCAGCTAAATTCGGCCTTCTGCAGCTGGGAAATGAAaccttggaggggggggttcctcTGGAGCACCTAATTACTTGTGTTCCCAGTATCACCATCGTCACGGCTCAGAATGGCTTCAAAGTCATCAAGTGGATCCACAACAAACCACCAGCACCAAACTGTG AGCCATGGATTCAGCGCTGCAAGAGTTCAGTTGGCAACCCGCAACTCATCCAATTCAGCCGTGAGATAATTGACTTGTTAAAGAGTCAGCCTTCTTGCCTCATGCCCATGAGCAAGTTCATACCTTCTTACCACCATCACTTTGCCAAGCAGTGCCGTGTCTCTGACTACGGCTACTCCAAGCTGCTGGAGCTACTGGAGGCGGTGCCACATGTCCTGCAG ATATTGGGTATGGGTACCAAGCGTTTACTGACTCTGACTCATCGTGCTCAAGTGAAGCGCTTCACGCAAGACCTTCTCAAACTGCTTAAATTTCAAGCCAGCAAACACGTGTCAATCAAGGACTTCATGCAGGCATACCATTG GTGCTTCTCTAGAGACTGGAGGGTAATAGACTACGGCACATGTGACCTGATGGACCTTTTGACTGAGATCCCAGACACCACCATCACTATAACGCATCAGGACATGGATACCGTCATCTCTGTTCCCAAGAGAG AGCGCACGGCGGACGAAATGGAGCGCACTAAGCAGTTTGGGAAGGAGGTGGTGGACCTGCTCCGCCACCAGCCGCACTGCCGGATGGCCTTCAGTAAGTTCATCCCCACCTACCACCATCACTTCGGTCGGCAGTGCAAGCTCAGCTACTACGGCTTCACCAAGCTCATGGAGCTCTTCGAGGCCATCCCCAACATAGTGATG gtGTTGGAATGCGGTGAAGAGAAAGTGCTGACTCTGACAGAAGTCGAGCGCATTAAGGCTCTGGCGGCTCAGCTGGTCAAGCTGCTCCGGGTTCAGAAGAACTCCAGCCTTCCTGTCAGCCAGCTGCTCACAGAGTACAGCAAGACCTTCGGTTATGGGCTCCGCCTGCAGGACTACGACGCCAGCTCCCTGCCGGCTCTGCTGGCCAAACTCTGCCATGTAGTCAAG GTGGCGGACGGCTCGGAGGGCCGCGAGGTGCAGTTGATCAACAGGAAGTCTTTGCGCTCGCTCACCTCCCAGCTGCTGGCGTTGCTCATGTCCCAAGAGGAGCAGCAAGTCACCAGGGGCCTCCGAGTGGAGGAGCTGAGTCAGCATTACCTGATTGTCTACGGAGCCCCGCTCAACCCATGTGAATATGGGTTCCTCTCTCTCAGCGAGTTACTCAAGAGCCTGCCCTACCTTGTGGAG TTGTATAATATAGAAAATAACAACGATGACAAAGCTGGCAACGCTGCCAGTGGTTACGGCGAGGAGTGGGTGAGGCTAACGAGGCTTTACCAGTTTGCCCGTAACGTGCGCGCCCTGCTCCACACCTACCATTACAACCAGATCTTCCTGACGGAGTTCCAGGCGGCTTACAGCAAATTCACGGGCTGCGGCCTCGAGCCGCGTCCCTTCGGATACACCAGCACCGACGAGCTGCTCAGCGCCATTCCACAG GTCGTCTGGATCAAAGGGCACGGTCACAAGAGGATTATCGTTTTGAAGAACGATATGAAAG cAAGGGCAAGCCCTTCAGTCCCTTGTAGCCCCCAGCCGGGACAGAGCATGGAGAGCCCAACGTCCAGCCTGACTAGCATCGCCACTTCTGGAACCCATAGTCCAG ATGGTGCCGCGGAATCCGAGCTGGCTTTTCTGACCTCATCTGGAGATCTACTGTGTGGTCCTGTACCATCCTGCCTACCTTCACCTCAGCTCCACCCAGACCCGGTTCTCCTCCAGGAGACGGACCTGATTCACTTTGAGGAGAAAACGGCACAAACAG TGAGCGGGGAACCAGAGGTGGCAGCTGTTGCTGAAAGCGCATCGGATCCAGACGACTCTGCAGCCAGACCTCCGTCCCCTCCGCCCAACGCGACGTGCACCGCCTCAATGGACAGTCCCAGCAGACGAGGCACACGAAGCAGAATTAAGCTAGCCGCCAACTTCTCCTTCACAGCAGGCCTATGA